The stretch of DNA aataggagaaaggaagagagaaggggaaaacgAGGACCAATCGGTTTCTTTTAGACAGGGAAGCGAGTATTCAGGAGAACGAGCAGGAGGTAAGGTTGTTATATTCGTTAAGACGGTGACTCTCGCAGGTCTCAAGTTTACAATGAAGAATCCTGTGGGTCTGGGGGGCCAAGCGCGGCGCTTTGGGGGCCGCGGGACAGGAATTTCACGCGGTGTTTGCTTTCCGAAATAAAAGAGAGATTTTTGGTCCTTCGAAGATTTTTATAAGATTCCGCGTGGGGGCCGAGGACTTTAGCCCCGAGCCTCTGCTGGGGAGGGCGGGAGCTCGGGTATGTTGGCACCCGGGCGATAACCAGCCCCCGCAAGCGAGGGGAGAGTCCCGGCGGCCCCTGTCCGGCCCTACCGCTGCGAAACTGCCCCGCCGCGCCGGGAGAAGTCGACTTCTAGCCTACGACCCCCACTCCGCACACCGCCCCTCCGCCGCGCGACGGGCCCTTCAGCAGCCGGGCGCGGTTTCCCGGGAATGCGTTTCTTGCAGCACCGCGGGCCGCCCGGAACGGCCTGGAGGAGCACCTCCCGGCGGCCCCAGCGCGGAGCCCTGGGCCCGGCGGCGGCCGGGTGGCGGCCCCAGCGTGGCGGTGTCAAGTCGCGGCGCGAGCCCAGGAGCCTCACTCCGCGGTACCCTAGCCGCATCCCCGGAGCTCCCGGTGGGGCCCCTGGCTCTCCCCCCCGGTTCCGAAGGGCCCAGCTGCGTAGAGAGGAGCCGCGAACCGACTCGGGCGCCCAGGTGTCTCGGCTCCGCCCAGGTAGGTAGATTCCCTTCAGGTTTGACCCACGGTTCTCTGGGGCCCCGGGGCTCTTCCTTCGGCTGGAGGTGGAGGACCCCGCGCTCGGCGCCTCGTGTCCAGGCCTCTGTGGGCATCATATTGATTTTTACCTGTGGCTTCACAGTTCCCGAAAATAAACCCACAGCTGGGCGCTTAGGCAATTGTTAAGCCGATGACCCTGCTTAATAATTCCCAAAGTAGTACAGGAGGTGGGTGTTCTCTGACGGTGAGCCCCTCGTCACGATCTGTTCCTTTGGGGTTTCAGTTGTAGTCCTCAGGCTACCTACCACCTGTTAAGTCACTGTAGGGAACGGTGGCTCTGATAAGGTTGGCCAGGCATGGGTAAGATAAGCCAGAGGGAACGTACTGGTAGTGCGTTTATACATCTGACACCCAGCGGAGGGCAGAGTGTCCAGGTGACTGCCCTGGGCCCCTTGGTGGGCCCGGAGGGCAGTGTCGCCACAGGGTGGTCCTGCCTTGGTGGGGTCTCCAGGTCTTGTGGGGTGTAGCTGCCTTTTGTGATGGCCTCCCCTGGGCAAAGCGCTGACAGGACCTCATTCACTGTTCCATTTACTCTTCATGCCAGTCTTGCCAGGCAGACATCCTATTCCCGCTAAGAAGTGAGAGGTTAAAGCTCAGAAAGTTTGAGTAACCTGTCCACAGTCTCCACTGGAAGGCGACGGCCATGAGGCGTCGGTTCCTGGCCTGCATCAGCCGACACCCTTAGCACCCGCGTTTGTGGCCGCCAGGCAGCGCTAGAGCAGCCCTGAGGGGGGTCACCTCCTGCACCTGTGCTCCACTGGCTGCGGCTGAGCCCGTGGTCTTGCCCTTCAGTGTGGAGGCAATGCCAAAGCTGGAAGGCTTCGAGTTCTGGAGCCGCACCCTGGGGGGGGCCCGCCACGTGGTGGCCCCCATGGTGGACCAAAGCGAGCTGGCCTGGAGGCTGCTGAGCCGCCGACACGGGGCCCATCTGTGCTACACACCCATGCTGCATGCCCAGGTTTTTGTCCGCGATGCCAACTACCGCAAGGAGAACCTGTACTGCGATGTGTGCCCCGAGGACCGGCCTCTCATTGTTCAGGTTAGCGGCCCAGCCTCCAACGCTGGCCGAGAACCTTTTCCTGGGCCTTTCCAGAAAAGGCTTCCCGGCTTTCCGAGATCAGAGGGGCAAGGGCAGGCTGGTTCTTGCAGAGGTTGACCTCTCCCCAGTAGCTGCCTCAGACTTGTGGCAAATGGATGGCTTGGGTGCCGTGGAAGATTTgcagcccctccctcccccaaccttgACATCACCCCAAGTGCCCCCTCTTTATCAGACAGACAGAACAGCTCTGCTCTTGGCAAAGTCAGTGATACCAGCTTTCTGCTACATCTGGGAGGACTGTGTGAATCTGTAGCTTGCCCTGCTGGTGGTATGGGGGTGCATCCTAGCTCGgtcatgttgcttttttttttggccacactgtgtggcatgtggggtcttagtttcccaaccagagatgtGAACTCATgtcccatgcagtggaagcatggcgtcttaaccaccggaccaccagggaagtctctagctTGGTCATATTGTAAACATCTAAGATAGGGTACCATCCTGCAGTCATCCGCTGGGGCCACACCCTCACTGGGTCACGTATGAAGCCCTGGGCAGCCTCGGTACCAGGGCCTGGCTGGGGCTTGTGGCAACTTTCATGTCTCTTCCAGTTCTGTGCCAATGACCCAGAGGTGTTTGTCCAGGCAGCTCTCTTGGCTCAGGACTACTGTGATGCCATTGACCTGAATTTGGGCTGCCCACAGATGATCGCCAAACGAGGTAAGAGTTCCTGTTCTGGGGTTCTGTGTTGAGTACTGGCTTTTGGCTAGGGCAAGGCTTGGAGTGCAGAGATGCCAGGTGTGTGGGTGAGCTGGCTGAGGGCCTGGCCCTTCCTCTGGCAGCTTTCTGATGTTGGGCCTTTCTTTGCTTCTCCCTCTGCAAGGCGGCCCTTGGTCACTGGGGGTAGGGGACGACATTCACCTGGCTGTCAGGGGCTTGTCACTTCCTCCATGCTCAGGAAGTTGTGGGGCTCCCTCTGGATAAACGTGTTTTGCTGAAGAGTTCCTCCTCCCTCGGGCATGCCTCGGGCACCAGTGGCCACTACCCTGGCACCTCAACCTTCCTCACTGGCCTGAGGAGTTCCTGGTTGCTTAGAGACCACGTGGGGTGGGCACTCAGCTCAGCACCCTTGAGCTCAGGCCGCCGAACTAAACGAACGTGGCCAGGCAGGTCGAGGCCAGCGTGGACGCAGTGGGAGGGTGCAGAGGCTGTGCCTGTTCTCTGCAGGTCACTATGGCGCCTTCCTGCAGGAGGAGTGGGACCTGCTCCAGAGAATGAGTGAGTTGGCCCTGTGCTGCCCTCAGGGACTTGGGGCCACATGGTGGTTGGGTGGCAAGCCCAAGACAGCCTAGCAGGGCTCAGGAGAGAACAGTAGCTGGCAGGGTCCTCCTGGCCTTGCTGTGCCCTCCCCCTTCCTGCTGTAGAGGGCGGCTGTGAAGTCGCCTGTCCCGTACCTGCTGCCCTCCTTCGAACCAAATAGACTGTACTGGAGGAAGGCATCCTTGCCTGGACCacctcttccagtgtggtccgaGGCACAACTCACAGCTCCCTGTTACCAGTACGGGACATCTGCGGAGCCTGTGTTCTTTTGGGGGCTTAGCCATGGGTCCCCACAGCCTGCTTGAAGGTGGCAGCACAGTTTTGTCAGGAGCCGACTCTGCCCTTCCCCAGTTCTGCTAGCCCACGAAAAGCTTTCTGTTCCTGTCACCTGCAAGATCCGCGTCTTCCCAGAGATTGACAAGACCGTGAGATATGCCCAGATGCTGGAAAAGGCTGGCTGCCAGGTGAGGACTGTGGGCTTCCAGGGCTCCATACTGCTTCCGAACCTCCAGAAACACCTCTTGAGGGCTTGCCCCTGGGATGGGCAGGAATCAGTGACCTTTAAGTGAGGCCTGATGCAGGCAGCGAAGTCCCATGCTTGCGTCCAAGAGGCCAGTATTGCCTAGGGGTAGTGCTGGGCCTAAAtcacctccccacccacccccaccagtcCTGGGGTCAGGCTGGTGCTTGCTCTTCCCTCACACCTTTAACCTTGGCAGCAGGAGTGTTGCCACTGCGGAGAAGACTGGCCCTTGAAAGGATAGAGGGACAGCTCTGACATGGGAGTCCTAGGCAGCACTCCCAGGGTGTCAACTGGCCCAAGTGTGGCCCAGAGGAGTGAGGGAAGCTGATGCCTGAAAAGCCAAAGGCAGAGGGTACCCTGGAGTGTTGGGGGCTGCAGCTGAAAGTGGAGCTGAACCAGGTGCTCCTGTGTGCTAGTTGCTGACTGTCCACGGGCGCACCAAGGAGCAGAAGGGGCCCCTGTCAGGCACCGCGTCCtgggagcacatcaaggctgtgcGGTGAGTGGACGCAGGGTGAGCCCAGGGCGGGGAGAcggcccagcccccaggccaggcCCTCAGCCCTCGGCACGAGATGAGGGCGCAGGGCCTGAGGGTGAGCAGCACAGTGGGAGGATGGAGTTTGGGGCCTGGTACTGCCCCCCAGGGTTGGGGGAAGCAGCATCCTTCTGAGCATCTGCTCGTCCTGTTCCGACAGGAAGGCGGTGACTATACCTGTGTTCGCCAACGGGAACATCCAGTGCCTGCGGGACGTGGAACGCTGCATCCAGGACACGGGGGTGCAGGGGGTCATGAGTGCAGGTGAGGCTGTGCCCTCGCCTGCAGCTGGTCCACCGTCGGGTGCTGGAGGGGTCCATCCACACCGTGGCACCACTGGCCCAGCTGAAGAGCCTCAGGCTTCACGCGGTCACCACTGAAGGCCCCATCTGCCTGACTGGCCAGCACTCTCAGGCCAGTGGCCAGCCTTGCCTTGGGGATGGCCAGGCACAGGGCCCCTGAGCCTTGCGTCACCTTCCCCTGCAGAGGGAAACCTGCACAACCCTGCCCTGTTCGAGGGCCGCAGCCCTGCTGTGTGGGAGCTGGCCGAGGAGTACCTGGACATTGTGCGGCAGCACCCCTGCCCCCTCTCGTACGTCCGGGCCCATCTCTTTAAGCTGTGGCACCACACGTGAGTCAACCCCCATGGCAGATGCTGTCTGATCTGAGCCTTGTCTGGGGCCTTCGTCGTTTTTGAGATGAGCTCTCCACAGACATTCACAAAACCCCTACCTGCCACCAAGTCAGATCTGGGAGGACCACAGTGACGTGCTGAGGTTGTGTGGGAGGAGGGGTTGTGCCCTTCTATGCCCAAGGCTCAGGGTCAGCAGTTGGGAGGTGGGGGCTGAGCCAGCTCTCTGATGGGGCGTCTGTATCAGGCTGCAGGTGCATCAGCAGCTTCGAGAGGAGCTCGCCAAAGTGAAGACCCTGGAGGGCATTGCTGCAGTGAGCCAGGAGCTAAAACTGCGGTGTCAGGTAGGTGCTGGGCCACCGTGTGGTGGGAGAGACTTGGTCTCGGGCCTTTTACTGAGGGCCCTCTGGGCTTTTCCAGGAGGATATATCCAggcagaaggagggagagaagccTTCAGGAGGCTTGCCTTTCTTTCACTGGATCTGCCAGCCCTACTTCCGGCCAGGGTGAGCCTCCTGCACATGGGCTGACCTGGGTGGGAGGTGTTACACGGAGGGGATTCTTATGCCTGCTGCCCAGCCTTGGCAGGTGTGCTGGAGGCTCAGCTCCGTCCCTTGGTGACTAGGGGCCTCCTTCCTTGTCAGCCTGTGCTGTTTTATTTAAATCACTTTTTCCATGTgatgcttctcttaggtcctctGACCCTGAGTGGATTTGTCCTGGGATCAGCTAGACCCTCTCTAGCTTCCTCTGGACTTTCTGAAGTGAGGCTGGGCTGTCATCTGTAGCCACAGCCCTACCCAGGGTTCAGACACTGGCGTCCCAGCCTCCGTGCCAGCTGCTGGGGCCTCAGCAGAGTTGCACATACGTCCTCATTTAGTGACTGTGGCCAGTGGGCTGCCTCTCATGGGTGTCCCTCAGCTCTGCCCATCATCCCCGCTTTCAGGCCCAAGGAGGGGAGCAAGGAGAATGGGGGTGCCCGCAGCAAGcgggccctggaggaggaggagggcaccACGGATGTCTTATCCAAGAACAAGCAGAAGAAGAAGCTAAGGAACCCCCACAAGACCTTTGACCCCTTGCTGAAGCGTAAGTGGCTCCCACCACTGGAGTCTAGGGAAAAGGCCAGCCCCTAACGGGTTCCCCAGGGTCGGGTGGCTCTGCTGCTTCCTAAGCTGTGGGCAGTACAGCAGGAAGGGCCCTGCAGCCCCCAAGGAGACTGGCAGGTTCCCCGAGGCCACAGCCAGCCAGCCATCCTGCCTGCCAGTCCCTCAGCTGTTGCCCTAGGGCAGCTAGAGAGGCAGGAGTAGCACTAGGGGCTGCCGTGCCCAGGAAGGACCTGCAGGTGGGAGGCGCACAGCACAGGGCGTGGAACCGTGGGTCTTGGGCGGGTGGGATGAGGTTTCCCAGCAGGACCATGTATGCTGTGTCCTCTGCCCGCCCCAAGAGAGCAGAGAGGCCTACCCAGGGCTACATGTGAGAGATGGCAGTGGTGGGTGGCCTCACCTAGTTCAAACAGCGTGTCCTTTTGCTCTTTTCTCAGCAAAATACGCAAAGTGTGATCAGTGTGGAAACCCAAAGGTGAGTCCGTCCGTCTTGGCTGTTAACACCTAAGGCAGGGCTCAGCCCCAGGAGGGATGGGGACCTGAATGGGCAGTCCTTTTTCTATCTGCTCGTGGCAGTCGGGCCACAGCCCATGGTAGGGGGGCTTCTTTCCGGTAAAGTAGCTCTGCCTGGCCTCAGGACAGTTCTTCCATGTTCCTGGCTACTCACTCAGGCTACAGGGTGGCTAAGGAATGGGTATTAGCCCCTGGCTCACAAGCTTTTCTGTGTCCAGGGCAACAGGTGTGTGTTTAACCTGTGCCGGGGCTGCTGCAAGAAGCGAGCTTTCAAAGAGACCGCTGACTGCCCAGGTGAGGAGCGCCTGCCGCCATCAGCACCACCCCATTCCCCAGTAGGCAGTGGAGCCTCAGCCTCCTGAGCCCCatttccctcctcctgcccctctgccaGGTCACGGACTGCTTTTTAAAACCAAATTGGAGAGGTCTCTGGCCTGGAAGGGTGCCCAGCCGCGGCTGCAGGAACCACAGCAGGCCGGGCCTGGAGAACCAGGTGGCTTCCCTGAGGTTGTGGGCAGTGCCCTGGCCTAAAGGGCAGCTACAGCCCCATGTGCCACCCCCCAGGCCTGCTGCTGAAGCCTCAACCCACGTCCCAGTTAAGGAAACGCCTTTACTCAGGGAACCTCCTGCTACTTCACACGGAAGGACAAGCTGGTCTTCCCTTCGGCCCATGCTGGGGGCCCGGAGATGCTGCACCGAGGAGCAGGCTCCCAGGCTGGACCTGCCCATCCTCACAGCCCGCGTGTGTTCGAGATGAACAATAAACCATTTCAAAGATGGGACGTTCCCAGGCCTTTTGATCCCTGAGTATTATTGGGGCCAACAGGGACCAACCTTAGAACAGGGGAAGCGGGCAAGGCAGCACCTGCCTTCATCTTCTCAGCCATGGAGACCTGCCTAACGGAGGGCCACGCGCTGGCCTCAGCCCTGCAAAGCCGAGTAGAGCATGAGGAAGGGGGCCccacagagacaggaaggagtGGTGCCAGGGGCTGTTCTCAGGCTGCCCTTTAATGGACTAAGATTCAATAACGCTGCAACCTCAAACGATGCGTCAACGTGGAGGCTGGGAGGCAGTGCTGCCAGGTGGGGGCCCCAGATGCCATGTTGGTGAGCCCTGTCGGCTTCTCCTTCAAGGAAGGCCCACCTCCCCAGGGCCCCGGCACAGGGTGCAGCGGGGGGGGCGGGGCACAAGAATCTGGGCACATGGAAGCCCAGGCGGGGGCGCCGAGGACTAGCGTCAGTCAGCAGCCAGACCCCTGCAAGTGGGCCACAGGCAACACCTCCGCAAGTGCCGCTGGAGCAGATGAGAGAGGCCCAGGAGTccgagggtggggggtgggcagggtgggggtgcgCAGACCATCCTGGAGACGGAGGTTGCTCTTACATGTTGGTGCTCATCCGGGACTGGCTGTTGGCCGGTGTCAGCTCCCCTTGGCTCCCTTCCCTGGGAGGGGACTGCAGTGGAGACAAAGGCTCAGACCAGGAAGGTGTGTGCGCCCATCCCAACCCCCAGTCCCAGGGCTGTCCCCGCCCACACCTTGACGTGGATCTGGTTGCGCAGAACAGCTGCCCGTAGGATCATGGCTTTGGCACGGCGCTGGAACTCCTTGCCCATGAGCAGAGACTTCTCAAAGGTGGTGCTGCGTTGATCTACGTCCCGGGCATACAGGATCTGTGGAGGTGCAAGGTTCAGTGGGGCCCAAGGTCCCCCTCCTGCACCCCACGGCCCTGAATCCAGCCACCTTGCTGTGGGAGTCGATGCGGGCGTTGATGAGCCCCTCCAGGATGAGCTGCGTCAACTCATCCTCTAGCGCCGCCACTGTGGTATTGAAGGCTGTGGCCATCTTGCGCATGTCAGCTGACACGTAGGGGCTAAAATACTGCAGAGCAGAGGGACATGAGTTACCCAAAGGTGCCTTTGTAGTGCCCTGCCTTGGCCTCAGCCTCCACCAGAATGCTTACCTGAATGAGGGCCCGGTTGCGAATCTGCGTGTACAGGGTCCTGACGTGGGGAGCCAAATACATGTCTAGCAGCAGGTTGTCCTGGTGAGGATAGCCAATCAGGGACAGCTTGCCCCAGGCCTTCTGAACTTGCCCGCCCTcccagccaggccaggccaggccaggcctctcACCTTCATCTCATCCAGCATTTTCAGGCACGAGGCATACTTGGACTCGTAGAATTTGAAGATAATGTCCCGAACCTGTGGCTCCAGCTCCAAGAACAACTTGAAGGAGCTGCAGATGCCAGATTCCTCAGAGCTGGCCCTGCCGCCCACCCGCCCTGGAGGCAGCCAGGGGCACAGGAGCAGGGCTACAGGGCCCAGCACCCAGCCTCCACCCACCTGCTAGAGATGACGTTGCGCTGCAGCTCCTGCCGGTCAAAGGTGGCCAAAGCGCACAAGCCGCCGTACACGGCCACATTGCTGGGGGAGAGCAGCTGAGGGGCAAGGAGGTGATCAGAGTCCTGGGGTCAATGCCAGGCAGCACAGAAGTCTGGGCCAGGCCCACCCTATCTCACCCATCACCCCGTCAGAATGCCTAGGACCTCATGAGGATGAGCCCCCAACAGAAAGCCCACCTCTTGAGCCCTCAGCCTGCTTCCCAAGTTCCAGTGAGGTCTCCCCAGAGACCCTTATACCCCTCACCTCGGGGAAGTCACAGTGGTCGAAGGAAGCCAGCAGAAAGCACTTGGCAGCCTGCTTGTACTTGCGTGCTGCCAACTCAGCCAAGCCTGGGGGGCAGCAGGGGGAGGAAGGATGAAGCCCAGAGGAAGCTGCCCATCAACAGGCGCACCTGGGACAGAAATGCTGGCGAGGGAGAGGTGACCTCGTCGGCCAGCATCAGCAGCTTTCTGGGAGAGCAAGGCACCCAAGGAGGCCGAGCAGCTGCTGTTACTACTGCAAAGGGCACCCGAGCTGTTCAGCTGACGGGGTGGGAATAGCGGTGAAGGGGGGGACGGGGATGGAAGTGGGGGTAACCAGCCAGGATGGCAGCTATGAGAAGGCAATGCCTCTACCCCCAACCACGGGTTACTACCCCATGACCTCCCTGAGAGGGACGTGAGTCGGGCAAGTGTCAGGGGTGTGCAGCACAGGTTGGGGCTTGTGTGCTTCCTGGGCTGGGGTCATTTGGGGTGCCCTCCTGCCCCTATGCCCCAGGGTCCTTACCTGCCGCACACTTGAGCTTGGTGAGGATGGCCTGAGTCTGGGTGTCACGCTCCCCACGCTGCTGCAGGAGAAGGTGGCACAAGTGAGCGACCCATGCCCTCCATACCCGCATCAACTCCCAGGCATCCAGCTCCAGCCTAAAAGGAGCAGAGGCAGACTCCAGGAGGACGGGGCCCACCGGGGTCAGTAGTGGTCAGGGCTCCTGGATCAGGGTTTGAGGGGCGGAGAGCTATTGTTTTACCTCGGCGATTTCTGGGGTGGACTCTGCCTTGCTGACGTAGCTCAGCACGTGAGACCAGTTCTGCAAGTAGACGCTGACCTGGCAGGCAGATGGGATGCCCTCAGCCTGGGCGCCCCTCCCGGTCCACTGGCTGCCCTGTGGCCACCCACCCGGGCCCACCTTGATGACGTTGAGGCACATGT from Bos mutus isolate GX-2022 chromosome 19, NWIPB_WYAK_1.1, whole genome shotgun sequence encodes:
- the DUS1L gene encoding tRNA-dihydrouridine(16/17) synthase [NAD(P)(+)]-like isoform X1; protein product: MPKLEGFEFWSRTLGGARHVVAPMVDQSELAWRLLSRRHGAHLCYTPMLHAQVFVRDANYRKENLYCDVCPEDRPLIVQFCANDPEVFVQAALLAQDYCDAIDLNLGCPQMIAKRGHYGAFLQEEWDLLQRMILLAHEKLSVPVTCKIRVFPEIDKTVRYAQMLEKAGCQLLTVHGRTKEQKGPLSGTASWEHIKAVRKAVTIPVFANGNIQCLRDVERCIQDTGVQGVMSAEGNLHNPALFEGRSPAVWELAEEYLDIVRQHPCPLSYVRAHLFKLWHHTLQVHQQLREELAKVKTLEGIAAVSQELKLRCQEDISRQKEGEKPSGGLPFFHWICQPYFRPGPKEGSKENGGARSKRALEEEEGTTDVLSKNKQKKKLRNPHKTFDPLLKPKYAKCDQCGNPKGNRCVFNLCRGCCKKRAFKETADCPGHGLLFKTKLERSLAWKGAQPRLQEPQQAGPGEPGGFPEVVGSALA
- the DUS1L gene encoding tRNA-dihydrouridine(16/17) synthase [NAD(P)(+)]-like isoform X2 codes for the protein MPKLEGFEFWSRTLGGARHVVAPMVDQSELAWRLLSRRHGAHLCYTPMLHAQVFVRDANYRKENLYCDVCPEDRPLIVQAALLAQDYCDAIDLNLGCPQMIAKRGHYGAFLQEEWDLLQRMILLAHEKLSVPVTCKIRVFPEIDKTVRYAQMLEKAGCQLLTVHGRTKEQKGPLSGTASWEHIKAVRKAVTIPVFANGNIQCLRDVERCIQDTGVQGVMSAEGNLHNPALFEGRSPAVWELAEEYLDIVRQHPCPLSYVRAHLFKLWHHTLQVHQQLREELAKVKTLEGIAAVSQELKLRCQEDISRQKEGEKPSGGLPFFHWICQPYFRPGPKEGSKENGGARSKRALEEEEGTTDVLSKNKQKKKLRNPHKTFDPLLKPKYAKCDQCGNPKGNRCVFNLCRGCCKKRAFKETADCPGHGLLFKTKLERSLAWKGAQPRLQEPQQAGPGEPGGFPEVVGSALA
- the GPS1 gene encoding COP9 signalosome complex subunit 1 isoform X5; translated protein: MQGGPAPNAAASSVADVHCTPPSGRSELFLPGTAGDFSLSASLSACTLLYEGAVEPMQIDVDPQEDPQNAPDVNYVVENPTLDLEQYAASYSGLMRIERLQFIADHCPPLRVEALKMALSFVQRTFNVDMYEEIHRKLSEAARLRAPAVTAAPVPTGRSPDGGEGRWEAPAPPARGPLMARSSLRELQNAPDAIPESGVEPPPLDTAWVEATRKKALLKLEKLDTDLKNYKGNSIKESIRRGHDDLGDHYLDCGDLSNALKCYSRARDYCTSAKHVINMCLNVIKVSVYLQNWSHVLSYVSKAESTPEIAEQRGERDTQTQAILTKLKCAAGLAELAARKYKQAAKCFLLASFDHCDFPELLSPSNVAVYGGLCALATFDRQELQRNVISSSSFKLFLELEPQVRDIIFKFYESKYASCLKMLDEMKDNLLLDMYLAPHVRTLYTQIRNRALIQYFSPYVSADMRKMATAFNTTVAALEDELTQLILEGLINARIDSHSKILYARDVDQRSTTFEKSLLMGKEFQRRAKAMILRAAVLRNQIHVKSPPREGSQGELTPANSQSRMSTNM
- the GPS1 gene encoding COP9 signalosome complex subunit 1 isoform X7 translates to MQGGPAPNAAASSVADVHCTPPSGRSELFLPGTAGDFSLSASLSACTLLYEGAVEPMQIDVDPQEDPQNAPDVNYVVENPTLDLEQYAASYSGLMRIERLQFIADHCPPLRVEALKMALSFVQRTFNVDMYEEIHRKLSEAARELQNAPDAIPESGVEPPPLDTAWVEATRKKALLKLEKLDTDLKNYKGNSIKESIRRGHDDLGDHYLDCGDLSNALKCYSRARDYCTSAKHVINMCLNVIKVSVYLQNWSHVLSYVSKAESTPEIAERGERDTQTQAILTKLKCAAGLAELAARKYKQAAKCFLLASFDHCDFPELLSPSNVAVYGGLCALATFDRQELQRNVISSSSFKLFLELEPQVRDIIFKFYESKYASCLKMLDEMKDNLLLDMYLAPHVRTLYTQIRNRALIQYFSPYVSADMRKMATAFNTTVAALEDELTQLILEGLINARIDSHSKILYARDVDQRSTTFEKSLLMGKEFQRRAKAMILRAAVLRNQIHVKSPPREGSQGELTPANSQSRMSTNM
- the GPS1 gene encoding COP9 signalosome complex subunit 1 isoform X6; protein product: MQGGPAPNAAASSVADVHCTPPSGRSELFLPGTAGDFSLSASLSACTLLYEGAVEPMQIDVDPQEDPQNAPDVNYVVENPTLDLEQYAASYSGLMRIERLQFIADHCPPLRVEALKMALSFVQRTFNVDMYEEIHRKLSEAARELQNAPDAIPESGVEPPPLDTAWVEATRKKALLKLEKLDTDLKNYKGNSIKESIRRGHDDLGDHYLDCGDLSNALKCYSRARDYCTSAKHVINMCLNVIKVSVYLQNWSHVLSYVSKAESTPEIAEQRGERDTQTQAILTKLKCAAGLAELAARKYKQAAKCFLLASFDHCDFPELLSPSNVAVYGGLCALATFDRQELQRNVISSSSFKLFLELEPQVRDIIFKFYESKYASCLKMLDEMKDNLLLDMYLAPHVRTLYTQIRNRALIQYFSPYVSADMRKMATAFNTTVAALEDELTQLILEGLINARIDSHSKILYARDVDQRSTTFEKSLLMGKEFQRRAKAMILRAAVLRNQIHVKSPPREGSQGELTPANSQSRMSTNM